The Desulfovibrio fairfieldensis sequence CAGCCAGGGTTGGAAGCAGAGCAGAATGCCCAGGCTGACGATGATCGCGCCGAGGATGTACGAAGCCGTGTAGGTGCCGTGCTCCAGGTGCCACTGGCGGTTTTCCGGCACCAGCTTGCCTTCCGGATTCATATGCGCCTTGTAGTCCGAGGGGTCGTCCATCAGAAAACTCATGAAGGGACTTTCAGCCACAAAGGGCACAATGCCGTCCGCCTCATAGGGTGCGATTTTCAGGCCGCCGATCCAGAACAGGACCACAATGAGCCCCAGGCGGGTCAGGGAGACGGCGAAGGTTTCAGTGTCGGCCATGAGTTGAAAGACGGATGCCATACGGATTTCCTCCGATTTGGTGGTGAACGGGCGGGCCGGATGCCGTGTGCGTTTTCTTGTGACGCGCTTTCGTTAATTAACGTTTATTAAAAAATAGAATCAAATGTCAAGAAAAAAATACGGTGGGAATAACGTTGGCGCCGCTCCCAGCCTCGCGCGGATGTGGCCCCCAGCGATGCCGTCCTGACCCGAGGCAGCGCCGCCTGCCTTTTAGCTACATTCAAGGCCACACGGCTTCGCCGTGAACGGCTCAAGCAAATCGCTGGCGCAACGCGCGCCAGGTCGCCCCGCCTTGCTTTATCCCAGGCCTTCGGCATATTTCCGACAGGTGCTCATCACACCATTCCAAGGCGGACCCGCCGCCGACACACGCTGATGGGATGGCCCCGCCCGTACAAACGGGCTATGCATAGGTTACTGTAAAACCCTTGCGAGGAGACCATCCCATGAAGAGCGCTACCACCATCGGCATTGATCTGGCAAAGAACAGCTTTTCCCTCTACGGCGTTGACGATAAAGGCAAGACGGTACTCAGCCGTACTTTGACCCGGGCCGGGGTCGTACGCTTTTTCGCCAACTTGCCGTCCTGCCTTGTCGGCATGGAAGCGTGCGCATCCTCGGATTATTGGGCCAGAACCATCGAAAGTCTTGGGCACGAAGTCCGCCGCATCCACCCCCAGTATGTGAAAGCCTATCTGCTTGGCGCGAAAAACGACACCAATGATGCGGCTGCTATCTGCGAAGCCGTGCAGCGACCCAACATGCGCTTTGTGCCGCACAAATCCCCGGAGCAGATTGACATCCAATGCATACAC is a genomic window containing:
- a CDS encoding DUF417 family protein, coding for MASVFQLMADTETFAVSLTRLGLIVVLFWIGGLKIAPYEADGIVPFVAESPFMSFLMDDPSDYKAHMNPEGKLVPENRQWHLEHGTYTASYILGAIIVSLGILLCFQPWLPQVAAVGGLLVFGMSLVTLSFLITTPQVWVPDLGDAEHGFPYLSGRGRLVLKDAVMMGAALVCMADSAKKYLRRRVAAN